AACCACAGCAGGCAGGATGTGGGGGTGGCCAGGCTAGAGGGACAGGAAGGAAGTCTGAGGATAGACAATaggtggaaggggaggagggactgggaatgACCAGGATTGGCATGTCCACCCTGAACCTCTGCTCTGGAAACCAGTGTGAGTGGAGTCTATTGCTCCTCCCTCTCTGGCTTGCCCCTCTCCTGTCTTACTCTGCAGCTGGATCTGGTCACTTCAGCGGCTcttttttctccacctcctcaccctgccctgccctgtagTGTTCCAACATCTTGTTCTATGCTCACTCAGCTGAGTGCACAGAAAGCAGGGCAGAGCTCAGAGGCAGGCAGTTGGGGACCAACGCTAGTGTAGCTTGCTGTGAGCATGGGCCTCCGTTTCCTCAATTCCTGTCAGGAGAGAGTCTGTTCTTATGTTCTGGCACGGCTGTGTCTTCAGGTCACAGTCTTTGGGCATTCTTCTTTGAAAGAAATCTGGAGGCTGGTACCCCTGTCCAAGCCTCAGACTTTGTGGTAGGGAGTGGGGAAATCTCAGCCTGAGCCCTCCCTTCACCCTGAACCTCCCCCCAGCAATGGCCTGAGAGTCCATGGCTGCCCCTCAGGACCTGGACATCGCTGTGTGGTTGGCTGCGGTGCATCTGGAGCAGTATGCAGATACTTTCCGACGGCATGGCCTAGCGACAGCTGGTGCAGCCCAACGCCTGGGCCACGAGGAACTGAGGCATTTGGGTATCAGTGCTACTGGACACCGGAAACGCATCTTGCGCCTGTTGCAGGCAGGCTCTGCTGAGGGTTTCCTGGATTCTCAGTTGGATAGTACCATGGAGCCAACTCCCAGCCCAGCTCCTGATGCCCAACCCACCAAGCCTGTGCCTAAGCCCAGGACGGTGTTTGGGCTCAGCAACCCTGTCACTGCCCAGAGACCTGGACTGAGCCCAATCTTCTGGGATCCAGAAGTATCCAGGAACTCAGAGTGTACGCAgaggtcctctcctctccttccctcctcctctgaaCAGTCTTCAGTCCTGAACACCATGGAGATGATGCCCAATGCCATCTACTTCGGCCTGGACTTAAGAGGTCGGGCCCAGGCAGCTCAGGATGTGTGAGTTGGTTTTCTACCTAGGGATCTGATcctgaggagaggaagagggcatgAGGTACATCCTTCTCTCTTAATAACCAACAGAATTTCCTTTCAGGGCTCAAGACAGTTCCCAGGCAACTGCCCCAACCCCTGCCTTCAGGCCCACAACAGGCACAGGTAGATGGGTTGCTGGAGAGGATTTGTGACCACCTGCATCTCAGACACTTCCACTTACCCACTCTTTCTTTTCAATACCCCTCTCCTCACCCTGAAAGTGCACATCATGGATCCTGGTTGCCTGTACTATGGTGTCCAGCCTGTGGGGGTCCCAGGAGCCCCTgacaggagagatggcagaggtgcCTGTCAGGAAAGGGCTGAACACAGGTGAGTACTTGGAAGGGCAGTGATGGAGAGTCGAAGGAAGCTTAAGGAACAGTTGAGTTAGCCATGGTGGCCATGTTTCTAGTTACTCATCAAATACACATTGAGGATTCATTCCCTCAGTGGTGAGCAGGCATTCAAGGTACAGGACATATACAACTGTTTCCTCCCCCCCCAATGATTTTTGCTCCCAGGCAGCTTGTGAATCAAGAAGAGGGACAGAACACAAGAGAAGCACACAAGCAAatagatatataattaaaattcaaaagtcTGTCTTCCCAGTCAGCAAACAGGGAGCACTATTACATGCTCaaagttgttgtttttcgagacagggtttctctgtgtagccctggctgtcctggaactcactctgtagaccaggctggccttgaattaggagagccacctgcctctgcctcccaagggcagggactaaaggcgtgcgccaccaccaagCAACAGTTACTTTTTATGCAGTGTAGTTGAACAGGTTTAGAGAGCTGGGGGTGGCGGAATTATAAAGAACTGGAACTTTTCAGTAAGTTATTGgatctttaaacacacacacatacatacagacacacacacacacacacacaaacacacacacacacacacacacacacactaaacaagggctgctggggagacagctcaatgGATAAAGcatgaggactcaagttcagatCCTCAGGACTACCATACAGAAGCCAGGCAGCAGCATGCATGTATAACTTCAGTGCCAGAAGGGTGAGCAGGCTGATTCCTAGAGCTCTATGGCCAGTCACTGAAGGTGAATCGATGGActccaggtttggtgagagaTCCTGGCTTAAACAGTAAGGTGAGGAACAATGGAAGAAGACATCTGACATTAGTCCCTGGGCTgcacaagagcacacacacacagagaaacaagtaCATAGGTCTAcaacagagggagaggaagaggggaaggggagggtgagggagagggaggggcagaagCGGGAGGAAGGGGCATTGAGGATAACATTTGGGCAAATGTTGAAGGACCTAAATGGAAGAATTGGCTTTGGAGTGTACTAGAGACAGTGTATCCTAGGCAGAGGGAGGTTGAGAATACAGCCTGGGGAGATGACGTGTGCGGTGGGTAGGCAGGCTGGCTGATGGCAGAGGTAAAGGGGCCTGTGGGTAGGACCTGTAGGGATGGTCACTGTTACTCTTAGTGACACGGGAAGCTACTGGAGAGTTTTGACTTAAGGATCCCTCTGCTTTGCTGAGAATGCCATGGCAGCAAAACGTGGGAGCAAAACGTAGGAGCAAAACGTGGTATATCGATCTAGGGGAGGGGTCGCAGGGTGCAGGATGGGAGCAGGTGAAGAGGCTGTCTCAGGGATCAAAGGGAGGGGTCGCAGGGTGCAGCGATGGGAGCGGAATTGGTGAGAAGCGGCTGCATTTTGAGGGTAAAGTGTCATGTTATACTGCTGTCTGAGAGAAAAATAGCAGCCAAACATTAACTTTGAGGGCTTCAGCATGAGCCTCTGCTGTCCGGTATGGTAACCACTAACCACACGTGATTACTGAGCACGTGAAACGTGCTGGTCTAACTTAAGAGGAGATGGAAACACAAAGCAGCTGTTGGAACTCgctgcaaaaaacaaaacaaaacaaaaaaaaaacaaaacaaaaaaaaacaaaaaaaaacccccacaaaacaacaacaaaaacaccccaCGCTAGAGAAATACAACATATACAGAATTATCTTAGTCATTTTTTTTGTgcatgtgggatgtgtgtgtgtgagcatatgtttGCACACAGGAGCACTTGCCCTGTGTGGCATATGTGGGTGCCAGAGGATCACATCACTTGTCTGTGTTATTttctacctttttcttttcttttcttttttttttttttgagatggatcTCTGACTGAACCTGAAGTTAACAATTTAGCTACACTGGGCAGCAATTGAGCCCTGGGGATCAACCCACCTTTGCTTCTCATTACTGGCCTACAGCCATCCCGCCTGGCACCTGGATTTCCATGTGTGCTGGAAATCTAAATGCATGTTGTTCTGTTCATGTAGTgagtactttatccactgagacagCCTCTGTTTTACTGATTTTTACATTGATTACATACTAAAATATTATGTTTAGGATATATTGGCTTATATAAAATATGGACTActaaaattaagtattttttttaaaacatataaaattattttatgtgtaatgaaatgtttggctgcatgtacatctgtgcttGGCTGCATGAACATTTGTGTAGCGTTTGCATGCCTGTTGctaacagaggccagaagagggtgttggatcctccaAAACTGAagctatggatggttgtgagccaccatgtgggtgctggggatcaaactttggtcctctgcaagagcagccggtgctctagACCCAATCTACAGTAACGATTTGGAATGACAGTTAATGGTAGAAGTAGAGATGACTGAATCATCACTCTAACctcaatgtttattttaaagagtGTTGCTAACTTACATATGTAGTCCTTGTTGACTTTCTACCGGACAGCATGGTTCTGAGCACCTAAGAGTTCATGGAGTTGTGGTCTGAGCCAGGAAGGCTGTGCATCAAACAGGAAGGAGGAGATTGGCCAGGAACTCTGCTTCGGATATGAAATTGGAGATGTTTAGTACATCTAAGAGGCAATAATAAGACTGCTGACCACAGCTGCCTATCGGTTGAGTGGGCTAATCTCTGAGCCAGAGATTTCAATATGGAAATTGTTAGCATTTAGAGGGAGGGGACGGGAGAAGAGAACCCAGTCCCGAGCCTCCGTGCCTTCCTACATCAAGAGgtttggggaagaggaagaatcaTTGAATAGACTGAACCAAAAtagccagagaaggagaaggagagctgGGGAAGATGATGTCATTGAAGTCAAGGGCATAGGAGGAGGGAAAGTCCTGTGTCCTGTTGCTgaacaggctgctgctgctgcttagtAAGCTGGGACTGAGAATTGACCTCTGGAATCATGGAGGTCGCAGGGGACTCTGGCTAGgagtggaagagataagagactaatcagtgcattttaaaaaaaatacaaggggGCGGGGTGGCACACGCCTTAAATCCctgcactagggaggtagagactaacagatctctgtgaggtcaaggccaggccagtctacagagcaaagctccaggacagcgaggactacgcagagaaactgtgtctggaaaaaccaaccaaaccaaaccaaaccaaaccaaaccaaaccaaaccaaaccaaaacaacaacaacaaaaaaaaaatcaaccccaaacaaaacaaacaaacaaaaagggatAGAGAGAAGCCaggcacctttaatcctagcactcaggaggcaaagacaggtggatctctgtgggtttgaggccagcctggtgtagagttagttctaggatagccaaggcaacacaaagaaaccctgtaaaaaaaaaaaaaaaaaaaaaaaaaaaaaaaaagagtagagtgTATCAGAAGGAACAGAATCAGGCTTTGGAATGACAGTTAATGGTAGAAGTTGAGGTGAAGCAAACAGTTGTTTTGTGGCGTGTTGTATGTATCTGGAAGTGCGTAAGAACAATTTGGCGGAGAGGTGTACGGAAGGGAAGGTGAGAAAATCCGCAGTGATGTCTTTGTGTAGGTGAGAGTTGTGAGATCTGGTGCACGGAAGAGAATCTGGCTTTAGACAGGTGTTTATTACAGTCACAGGAGGTAGGCAGAGTATGTGTGTGAAACTGGATTGATCTGGCGCTGTGAGTCTGTGGGGTTCTTGTCTGATTGCTTCAATTTCTCAGTGCAATAAGAAACAAGCAAGggagagcagtgattctcaaccccAGCTGTACCATAACTTGGGAACTTTTAAAACTACAGGTACCTGGCTGTAACTCGCAACCCAGGCATAGAAATCTGAATTTCTCCTAACTGAATAGAGCATTATTGAGTGGTTTCCTATAGAGGAATGCAATGACCTCATTTGCATTTTTCAAAAAGCACTGGTGGCTTTGAGAGAAtggactgtgggagggaggaCAAGATTGACCAAGTGGCCAGGTGGGCAGTTTGCTTTACACGGGTGCGAACTGATGGAAACTAATTCAGGGAAAGCCAAGAACGTTTTGGAGACTAACAACAGTAATGTATATTGATGAGCTATGAGCAACCATGGCAGGAAGGCACTTGCCCATCTTTCCCACTTCCAGAGGAGAGAGACTGGCATTTTCCTAGTAAAACTCCAAGCACActcaggaggaagcttctctattTATTTACGAAGCAAACCTCGTGCTTGCTAGACATGCTATAGGTGCTAAGGGCAGGGGTGGGAAACGTACCACGAGATTGTGGAGGGTGCTTGGTTTGACTTGTGTTCCTTTCTCTTGCACCCATAATGCTCAGCAGACAGGATGCGGAGACACGGGAGGATGCCGGTTATGCCAGCCTCGAGCTACCTGGGGACTCTATTCTTTCGCTACCTACCCAGGATGCAGAGACCAGTGATGACCTCATTTCGCCCTACGCCAGCTTCTCCTCCACAGCAGATCGTCCCATGCCTCTGCTAAGCGGCTGGCTGGACAAACTCTCACCTCAGGGGTAGGGCTGCTGGGAGAagcagggaagggaaaagggatgaGAGGCAGGGGACAGGTTCTAGGCCTTGTGATCGATCACCCACGGCATATATTCCCAAACACTCAACTGATCTTAGtgtcttccttcttcagaaaCTATGTGTTCCAGAGACGTTTTGTGCAGTTCAATGGAAGGAGTCTGATGTACTTTGGCAGTGACAAGGTAAGGGGACTGGAGCTGCTGCATGGATACCAAAGAGAGAAAGATAGGGAGGACTGAGAGAGGCTGAGGACTAGAAGAACTAGAAGCCCATCATAGAAGGATGgccactgccaggcagtggtggtgcacgcctttaatcccagcacttgggaggcagaggcaggtggatttctgagttcaaggccagcctggtctacagagtgagctccagtacagcccaggctatacagagaaaccctgtttcgaaaaaccaaaaaagaaaaaaaaaaaaaaaaagaaggatggCCACAGCTGCCAGATATCATCATCTGAGGTAGCTGGCTCAGCAGCTGTAACTGTGTGGATTGAATGCTGACCTCATGAAAGTTCAGTGCAGGTAGCACAGTCCCTGGCCCCATGGGTCACTGGGTTTTCTTTCCAGGACCCCTTCCCCAAAGGTGTGATCCCTCTGACTGCCATCGAGATGACCCGAAGCAGCAAGGACAACAAATTCCAGGTCATTACCGGCCAGAGAGTATTTGTGTTCCGCTCAGAGAGTGAGGGTGAGGGTCAGAGCCCACTGGGTTAGGGTAGGAGGGGAGGCTAGGTTAGCATACACCCGGCTGACCTGTTCTCCACACCAGCTCAGCGTGACATGTGGTGCTCCACACTGCAATCCTGCCTGAAGGAGCAGCGCCTCCTGGGCCACCCCCGACCCCCTCACCCACCACGACCCCTCCGCATGGGCATGTTAGAGCTGCGTGGACACAAGGCCAAGGTGTTTGCTGCCTTGATCCCTGGGGAGCTGGCACTGTACAAGAGTGAGCAGGTAAAGAGGGCTGGGCAGGGGCTGATGAGCCTGGCCAGTCCATTCTGGAATCTCACCATATTGCATGCCCCTGACTCTGCTAGGCCTTCTCTCTGGGCATTGGAATCTGCTTCATAGAACTGCAAGGCTGCAGTGTCCGGGAGACCAAGAGTCGAAGCTTCGATCTGCTCACACCCCATCGCTGCTTCAGGTGGGGCCTAGCCTGGTGGAAAGCAAGGGTAGGGTCTTTTCAAGGGAGATCACAAAGGTGGCATGGGCTGGAGGCCTCCTCAAATGGATATCAATGGGGATAAATGAGGAGGTGGTGAGATTCAGTGAGCAAGGTCAAGATGTCAGGAAAGGAAGGGGCGCAGCTAGAATTGCATGCACagaaccctgagtttgatcccccacACTGCATAAATAAGGCATAGTAGTGTAtgtttctaatcccagcacttggagccAAAAGATTAGAAGTTTAAAGTAATTTTCAATCATATaataagtttaaggccaacctgagatAGATGAGACCCtgataacaattaaaaaaaaaattgactcagAAGTGACTTATTTATTAGCTACGGTAGGAATGGCCATTGGGATAGGGTGTGGAGGGAAGTCCATGCCCATGGACTGGCTGTCCACCCCTCAGCTTCACAGCCGAGTCTGGGGGGGCTCGACAGAGCTGGGCGGCCGCTCTGCAAGAAGCAGTAACCGAGACCCTGTCTGACTACGAGGTGGCTGAGAAGGTCTGGTCAAACCCAGCAAACCGGCATTGTGCAGACTGCAGGGCCTCCCGGCCAGATTGGGCTGCTGTCAACCTGGGGGTAGTCATCTGCAAGCAGTGTGCAGGTGAGAGGTGGGCTTCAAGCACAAGTGGGAATGAGAGGTGCTGGAGCTGGGGGACTTGGGGCAGGACTCAGGGTTCTCTGCTACATGGCTTTCATGGTCTAACAGGTCAGCACCGGGCCCTGGGCTCTGGGATCTCCAAGGTGCAGAGTCTGAAGCTAGACACCAGTGTCTGGAGCAATGAGATAGTGCAGGTGAGGATtctggggaaagaggagggggaggaatggACAGGGAGCACCCAAATGTAGACTCTGGGTCCAGCTTGGGGACGAGGCCGTTTGGAGACCCTTGAGTTCTGGTCACTCATCTTTGCCTCTTATCATCCTGTAGCTGTTCATCGTCCTAGGAAATGATCGTGCCAACTGCTTCTGGGCGGGGGCACTACCCCCAGGTGAAGGGCTGCATCCAGATTCAGCCCCTGGCCCTAGGGGGGAGTTCATCTCCCGAAAGTATAAGCTGGGTCTCTTCCGGAAGCCCCACCCTCAGCATCCAGATCACAGCCAGCTTTTACAGGTAGGACAAACAGGTTGGTGTTCATGGGATGGTGGGTGGGAAAGGGGTTGGGGACAGGGGTGCAGTTCATATTGGAATACCTAGACATAGGTGATAAGGGCTGCATTTGGTgataaaagactgttcctggtggcGCTCTTGGGTTGTGCATGAGGCTGATTGAGGCCCTTCCTTCCCTCTATAGGCACTGTGTGCAGCTATGGCGGGACCCAACCTGCTAAAGAACATGACCCAGCTTCTCTGTGTTGAAGCCTCTGAGGGAGAGGAATCCTTGTCCCCTTCAGCCCTCAATGGCAGCTTGCTTAGCCTTCTACCTTCAGGTCATCCTCCCAAgtaactcctctctctctccctaggaGATCTCAGCTCCAACCTGTGACTTATTTCTTTCAAGGGGGCACCACTACCCCTATTGCAATGGCAGGCTTATCAGTTTCCCAACCCCTCAGACTTCCTGAGGTCAAAAGGTGACTGGTGAGGCCCTGAGGTCACTGCCTGTAATAGTCAGGATGTGCCCCAGTATTAGTACCTTACCATTCTGACAGCATCAACCCGCAGGACCGGTCTCATCTTCCTGGGGACATTCTTATTGCTCAAATGAGTGGTTGGTTTAATGATGTTTGATGCATTTTCCAAAGGGAGGCATGCCATCCATACAGGGTCCTCACTTGATCACTTCTTCCCCTTGCAGACTCCTCCCCTGGAGTATACAACGAGGTGGTGGTGCCTGCCACTTACAGAGGTTTCCTGTACTGTGGTCCCATCAGCAACAAGGCTGGAGCCCCACCCCTTCGCAGGGGCCGGGATGGTGAGCAGGAACCAGGGGATGGGAGGGGGCGGTCGGAGAGTAGGTTAGGTTTGAATGTGCTGCCAAGAGACAGGAAAACAGAGCTGGCATAGGAGAGTGCCCTGCGGTGGGTTGGGAAACTGGGGGTGAGAGAGTGACAAGGTCAGGTCACAGCCCTAGATGACAGATAAGAAATTCTGCTCTGACATCAGACTGTCTGGGTTAAGTGTCCTCTCTTCCTCATGCTGCACAGATAGCAAGTCTCAGTCTTCTCATCTGCAGAGCAGCCCTCAATATAAACCCACCTGGTAGAGTTACTGGGAAGGTTCTGTAGTATCAAGCATAGGAAGAAGGCTTGACATGAAGTGAGTATGTGGGGATAGGGACTGTGACAATGGAGAGGATGATAGCTCCGCCATCTCTCtttcccctagctcctcctcgcCTGTGGTGTGTGCTCGGAGCTGCCCTGGAAATGTTTGCATCAGAGAGCAGTCCTGAACCTCTCAgccttctccagccccaggatgTTGTATGTCTGGGAGTAAGCCCCCCACCTGCTGATCCAGGTGACCTTGACAGGTGACACTCCTCTTCTCCACCCCTGATCTTGCTAATACCAGCCTAGCAGCCCCATCATTGTCCCCTGCTGTCCTCCTAACCTGGTCTTCGCTGCAGGTTCCCCTTTTCCTTTGAGCTCATCCTCACTGGGGGACGAATCCAGCATTTTGCCACCGATGGAGCAGACAGTCTAGAGGCCTGGATCAGTGCCGTGGGCAAGGTGAGACGGCAAGACCTTCCAGCAGCTCACGATGTCCATCTCCGTCTCCTCACAACATGTTCTAGTACACTACCAGGCAGAGTTGGCTGACGACTTATTCTGCGCCAAGCCCTGTGTTTTAAGGAAGGCCCACTCAATATCTCAATTAGTTTTCACAACAACCtttggggggatttttttttttttttttttttttggtttttcgagacagggtttctctgtatagccttggctgtcctggaactcacttggtagaccaggctggcctcgaactcagaaatccgcctgcctctgcctcccaagtgctgggattagggggatttctttttattttgtgtgcactgGTCTTTTGCTTGCACGTTTGTCTGTGTGACGGTGTCAGagaccctggaactagagttacagacaactgtgagctaccgtgtgaatgctgggacttgaacctgggtcctctggaagagcagccagtgctcttaactccaacaGGCAAAGGCTCCCCTCTTTTTTCATGTCTTTAATGAAGCAGGGTGTtgctatgtggccctggctaatatggaacttgctatgtagagcagcCTGGCCTCAGACTTTAAGCAatccttgcttctgcctcccgagcacCGCGATATCAGGCAGGTGCCATCATGGCCAGCCATAGCCAATTTCGAATATCGTACCTTCTCCATACCTCGACGAGTCAATCTCTGAGTCTTAGCCTCCTTTCCTGGAAGTAAAAAGTTTAGGCTCAGAGCCAGACACTCTGAGATCTGAGTCCTACAACTCAGCCCCGGGAGCTCTTCCACGTCTGCAGAGTGGGTGTAAAGACTCACCCCTAGGGATGAGGATTAGGTGACATCTGAAGCCCACACACAGTAAGCCCTCTGTCTGTGGGCGTTGAAATAATGGCGGTGGTGATGCTGCCGATGACGACAGTCTCTCCCACCTTAAAACAGCTCTTCCTAAATTCTGTTCACCTTCAACTTTTCACCCGtgtgccttccttccctcctgaCAACTTCTCAGAAGTCGTGTGCAGCCTTCTGCTCCTCCTTAACCCTGAGGCTGCCTTCCCCTGCCTAGATCTCCTAAGCCGCTACCCTGAATATCACTAGTGACTTCTCATGTCCAAAGGCCAGGAGCCACTTTCTGGTTTCCCCGTGCCATCTCTGATGCAGGTGACACTCCACTCACCATGCTGTGGTCTCCTGATTATTTGTTCCAATCCATGATAGGATGTCTACAGAACTTGAGAGGAAGCATTTTGAATCGTTCATAGCAGTTTGGCAGAATGATTTAATTTGTAAAATCTAATTATACAAGTTAAGGGCatgtatgtcttttaaaataggttttgcatttatttatttcactttaaataTATGAATGTTTGGCAtacatgatgtatgtatgtatgtatgtatgtacatatgtatatatacactgtacATGCACAGTGCCCACAGAAATCAGAAtaggccatcagatcccctggaactagagatcAGCATGGTTGtggaccaccatgtgggtgctgggaattgaaccttggtcctctgtaagagtaacaagtgctctggaacactgagccatccctccaattCCCATCCTTGTCTGTTCATCTTAATTTTCTAgcagataattttaaaattatttttggtgaAAGTGTTGGTGACAGAttgaaaatcttaaaaaaaaaacaaacaaaaccaaaaaataatagcGCCCCCTAGTTTTTTTTAACCCATGCAGCTGGAACAGAATTGCTTTTAGTGGGACCCCAAAAGATCCCTCTTTCCCTAGTGTCCTGCTGGGAGGATTGCCCAGCCACGATGAAGATAGTAGAGCATGCTGGccactccctctttctctcccatcttgcATAGGGAGCAGGGCAGCCACACAGGGGTCTCCTGTACGCTGGAGCAAATGAAATGAATTTCTTCGTCCCTTTTGTTCCTCTTCCCGGTCCCCCCACCCCTGGCCCAGGTCTCTCCTTCgtctctccccccaaccccgtCTCTCCCCGGGTCTCTTCCCCGTCTCTCCCCACCACATTTCCTCCCccctttcttttgctttcctttcGTGGTCTATCATTCTCATTTGCTTCCCCTACCCTTGTCTTTTCCCCAccttcccttcccacccccaTCCACCTTTTGCTTTTACAGTGGTTCTCCCCGCTCAGCTGTCACCAGCTGCTGGGCCCTGGATTGCTGCGGATGGGTCGTCTGTGGCTGCGGTCCCCCTCCCACGCAGGCCTGGCTCCTGGTCTCTGGCTGTCAGGGTTCGGCCTCCTTCGTGGTGATCATCTCTTCCTATGCCCAGCGCCTGGCCCTGGTCCCCCTGCTCCCGAGGACATGGTGCATTTACGGCGTCTACAGGAGATCAGTGAGCAGGGGTGTGGACAGGGCTAACGGGTGGCTATGGGCAAGTGTGAGACTGAACCATTTTTATTTGGGGATTCTATGGGAAAGAGTAGAATGTAATAGTTCAGATACAAGTTATAAAGTGAAACTACCTAGATTTAGACAATGTTTCCATCAGCTCCTAGCTGAGTGTCGCTGGAGGAGTTGTTCCATGTTTCCATGCCTTTGTTTCCTTATCTCAAAATGGACAATAATAGTAAGACTTAGGTCCTAGGTCCAAGGGTTGGAGTGGGgttcataaataaagaaatacacaaaaacaTTTATCGCAAAACCTGGTGGGAGGCAACTTGTACATACTCTAAAAGAGTTGTTTGTTGGTTGGGGTCTAGGAGGAGGGACTATGCATCTTCACTGTTGTCTTCTAGAACAGAAACACGCTAGAACAATGCTCTAGGACTCTGGGAAGAGACCTGGGTTTTAGCTCAGCTTTGCTACAATGTAAGGCAAGTTATTTAACGTCTGAGCAGTCCTATAGGGAACACTATAAGGCTATTTGCTAACAGGCACCTCTATACCTTAACTGCCTAAGAGTCTTCACTGTGATGCTGTTGATGATAATGTTCAAGGATTCTTCTATAGGTGTGGTCTCTGCAGCTGACACGCCAGACAAAAAGGAGCATTTGGTCCTAGTAGAGACAGGAAGGTAATGTTCTATCCCTGTGACTCTTTGAACCCAGCCAGCTTCCTCTCAGCCCTTCAGGGCTTGCTTCCTCAAAGTTGCTTCCTTGGTTAGGAACTAGCTGGGCTTGGTGTTGCTGCCCCCTGCTGGTAACTCTGGGAAGTCACCTCCATGTGCTTCTCAGCGTCTGTCTGATCTCTG
This DNA window, taken from Arvicanthis niloticus isolate mArvNil1 chromosome 14, mArvNil1.pat.X, whole genome shotgun sequence, encodes the following:
- the Arap3 gene encoding arf-GAP with Rho-GAP domain, ANK repeat and PH domain-containing protein 3 isoform X3; protein product: MEPTPSPAPDAQPTKPVPKPRTVFGLSNPVTAQRPGLSPIFWDPEVSRNSECTQRSSPLLPSSSEQSSVLNTMEMMPNAIYFGLDLRGRAQAAQDVAQDSSQATAPTPAFRPTTGTVHIMDPGCLYYGVQPVGVPGAPDRRDGRGACQERAEHSRQDAETREDAGYASLELPGDSILSLPTQDAETSDDLISPYASFSSTADRPMPLLSGWLDKLSPQGNYVFQRRFVQFNGRSLMYFGSDKDPFPKGVIPLTAIEMTRSSKDNKFQVITGQRVFVFRSESEAQRDMWCSTLQSCLKEQRLLGHPRPPHPPRPLRMGMLELRGHKAKVFAALIPGELALYKSEQAFSLGIGICFIELQGCSVRETKSRSFDLLTPHRCFSFTAESGGARQSWAAALQEAVTETLSDYEVAEKVWSNPANRHCADCRASRPDWAAVNLGVVICKQCAGQHRALGSGISKVQSLKLDTSVWSNEIVQLFIVLGNDRANCFWAGALPPGEGLHPDSAPGPRGEFISRKYKLGLFRKPHPQHPDHSQLLQALCAAMAGPNLLKNMTQLLCVEASEGEESLSPSALNGSLLSLLPSDSSPGVYNEVVVPATYRGFLYCGPISNKAGAPPLRRGRDAPPRLWCVLGAALEMFASESSPEPLSLLQPQDVVCLGVSPPPADPGDLDRFPFSFELILTGGRIQHFATDGADSLEAWISAVGKWFSPLSCHQLLGPGLLRMGRLWLRSPSHAGLAPGLWLSGFGLLRGDHLFLCPAPGPGPPAPEDMVHLRRLQEISVVSAADTPDKKEHLVLVETGRTLYLQGEGKLDFAAWNTAIGGAAGGGGTGLQEQQMSRGDIPIIVDACISFVTQHGLRLEGVYRKGGARARSLRLLAEFRRDARSVKLRPREHFVEDVTDTLKRFFRELDDPVTSARLLPRWREAAELPQKNQRLEKYKEVIGCLPRVNRRTLATLIGHLYRVQKCAALNQMCTRNLALLFAPSVFQTDGRGEHEVRVLQELIDGYISVFDIDSDQAAQIDLEVSLITTWKDVQLSQAGDLIMEVYIEQQLPDNCVTLKVSPTLTAEELTNQVLEMRGAASGTDLWVTFEILEHGELERPLHPKEKVLEQALQWCQLPEPCSASLLLRKVSMAHAGCLFTGVRRESPRVGLLRCREEPPRLLGSRFQERFFLVRGRCLLLLKEKKSSKPEREWSLEGAKVYLGIRKKLKPPTLWGFTLILEKMHLCLSCTDEEEMWDWTTSILKAQHDDQQSVVLRRRSSSDLARQKFGTMPLLPIRGDDSGATLLSANQTLRRLHNRRTLSMFFPMKSPQGSVEEQEELEEPVYEEPVYEEVGAFPELTKDTAFSSTWEWSTKSDTPLTSQRSFDQTPLSKASMLAQDRIPDPPPGPPSKSSPHARGSLEEQLLQELNNLILRQGEPAMCPENPSQPTSPQPPSPTSLPTQIPSLPTQPPCTSNPPSSQSLT